The proteins below come from a single Salvelinus fontinalis isolate EN_2023a chromosome 1, ASM2944872v1, whole genome shotgun sequence genomic window:
- the LOC129858182 gene encoding phytanoyl-CoA hydroxylase-interacting protein-like: MEVPRLGHNLTSPMSPCEGMIKNLSLDGIQLCEREGNKSQDSGIVEMEELPVPQNIKISNITCDSFKICWDMEPRVKERITHYFIDLNKKENKNSNKFKHKDVPTKLVAKAVPLPMTVRGHWFLSPRTEYTVAVQTASKQTDGDYAVSEWSEIIEFTTADYSTVHLTQLLEKAEVIAGRMLRFSVFYRNQNKEYFDQAREVHGNRMLPAVKDNSGSHGSPISGKLEGLYFSCNTEFNTGKPPQDSPYGRTRFEIQAETLFNPKTNLYFGDFYCMYTAYHYVILVLAPQGSPGDDFCKARLQALDVTNNHFLTCTLDEDGALVFRHAQDVILEVIYTEPVDLALGTVAEISGHQLMSLSTVNAKKDPSCKTCNISVGR, encoded by the exons GTAATAAATCCCAGGACAGCGGCATCGTAGAGATGGAGGAGCTTCCTGTCCCTCAGAACATCAAGATCAGCAACATCACATGTGACTCTTTCAAGATTTGCTGGGACATGGAGCCCCGTGTCAAGGAGCGCATCACTCACTACTTCATTGACCTCAATAAGAAGGAGAACAAGAACTCCAACAAGTTCAAACACAAG GATGTCCCCACTAAGCTGGTGGCGAAGGCGGTTCCTCTGCCCATGACGGTGAGGGGTCACTGGTTCCTCAGCCCGCGCACAGAGTACACTGTGGCCGTCCAGACAGCTTCCAAACAGACTGACGGAGACTACGCTGTGTCAGAGTGGAGCGAGATCATAGAGTTCACCACTGCCG ATTATTCCACAGTACATCTAACCCAACTGCTGGAGAAGGCTGAGGTCATCGCAGGGAGGATGCTGCGCTTCTCTGTGTTCTACAGGAACCAGAACAAAGAGTACTTTGACCAGGCCAG GGAGGTGCATGGGAACCGCATGCTGCCAGCTGTGAAGGACAACAGTGGAAGCCACGGCTCACCTATCAGCGGAAAGCTGGAGGGCCTCTACTTCAGCTGCAACACAGAGTTCAACACAGGCAAGCCCCCCCAGGACTCCCCCTACGGCCGCACACGCTTTGAGATCCAGGCTGAGACCCTGTTCAACCCCAAGACTAATCTCTACTTTGGGGACTTCTACTGCATGTATACAGCCTACCACTACGTCATACTGGTGCTGGCACCTCAGGGCTCGCCCGGCGATGACTTCTGTAAGGCAAGGCTGCAAGCGCTCGACGTCACCAACAACCACTTCCTGACGTGCACGTTGGACGAGGACGGGGCATTGGTGTTCCGGCACGCCCAGGATGTGATCCTGGAGGTGATTTACACGGAGCCCGTCGACCTGGCGCTGGGCACGGTGGCAGAGATCAGCGGGCACCAGCTTATGAGCCTTTCTACTGTCAACGCCAAGAAGGACCCCAGCTGCAAGACCTGCAACATCAGCGTGGGACGCTAG